In Miscanthus floridulus cultivar M001 chromosome 8, ASM1932011v1, whole genome shotgun sequence, the sequence TGGAATCCTCTTTCACCTgtgccctgtttagttccaccaaattccCCACTtttacactatgcaaaaagaagattctctatcacatcaaacttgcggtacatgtatggattactaaatgttgacgaaatcaaaaactaattgtacagtttgattgtactttatcagacgaatgttttgaacctaattagtcaacgatcggacaactattaccaaataaaaacaaaacgacactgtagcaACCGTGTTGCTACAGTGTTTCAGGCGGCGCCAACTCGGCGCAGCTAAACGAGGCCCTGAGGGGGCCTCGCGTCCGCGGACGGCCTGGCGGTCTGCTGTGgcttggctggctggctggctggctggcctcCGCGGCTCCAGGCGGCTCCACCTCACTCCTCTTGATCTCGGCCGTCGAGTCGCGTGGGGCGCCCGGCCGATGGCTGCCACGACTCTCGCTGTGACCGAAATGGTAGTTCGGCGCCGGATACGCTCTATGTACTGCGCCAAGCTATCTTTGAAAGTAGGAGTACATAGCAAGAAAAACGATGTTTACCTGGTCAAAGGGCTTGTTTAGAtccgaaaattttggcaaaatggcactgtagcagttttcgttgttatttggtaattagtgtccaatcatagtctaattaggcttaaaagattcgtctcgtggatttcgtctaaactgtataattagttttattttttatttatatttaatgcttcatgcatgcgtccaaagatttgatgtgacggggaatcttgaaaaaatttgcaaaatCTTTTGCAACTAAACTGGACCAAAGACGACGGCAGTGCGAGGTGGCGGTGGTGATGACGCTTCAGGGATGAAGTAGCGGCAACGACGGTGGTCTTTGAATCGTAGGCAACAAGTAGACATATCACCGATGCCAGCACTACTTcagtagtacttttcagcgaataaacagtgcttttctctcacaacaaatcagcgtaaGCCAAATCTTAGTGAAACAACCAGGGCCATAAACAGTATACTAGGTGTATGTTTGGTATGTCGAGAGGTAGAAGAAAAGGTCCGGCGAAGGGGGTATATATACAAGCGGAGCACCAACGGTTCGTTGGATTACTGCGATCCAAAGGATACGCGTTACTCCGCGCAGCGCACTGGCGCCATATCGCGTGAATGTGTAATAAATAAAACATAATTTTGAATAAGAAGATATCATGCATTGAATCGGTATACCTTCTTTGTTGTCGCGTACCGAGTGGCACCAACTAAGTATATTTACGTGTTTCTTAACTATGATTTCAAATATTCACAAATATGTCACGACGAATCTAGAGTATCACCTAATGATACCATATAGGTCATCCAAAGCTTAATTTAACGAGTCTATATATCATGCCTTGAATAGTTATGGTTGTACCTCTATCGAGTGAATATTGTGACACTCtttaggtcttgtttagattcCACGGCTAATGTTAACTGCTGAAATTTTATCGAGGTCCTATTTGATCATCAACTAATATGTTAACTAGTTCTTAGCTGTCACTCAACTAAAAAATAGTTGTTAACTATCCTCATCAACGAAGTTTGTTCTAAATGGGCAGCAACTTTCCATCATATTTTCATGCCATGCAACTCAGGCTGTAAGCCGGTGATGTTCTACCTAGGTGGACATTAACCAGTGTCCATCCACCTAACCAGACAACCTGGAATGCAGTATGTTTCATGGGTCTTTCCTTTCCATTTGCCACAGTCATATAATTTTAACTATGTCAAGTAACGAAATGTTTGGTCCATGTTGGCTAACGAGATTCGGCCCATAGTTCCTCTCATTAGTAATTAGGCCCATGAGCCATGTATTATTGTACCAGGCCTCCATGCTTCATAAAATGCCTAATATCAtgtttgattttgttttttttccttttatcgCTTCAAAATATATAGTAAGAGCTAAGTTATTGGGAGTATCATATGAAACACTCaaaatatatagaaaaactaCAAGATACCCCGCACGTTGTTTTTGGGATCACAGGCAATTTAAATTGGGATTAGATTACTTATATTTATAGTTATATAAAGAAAATGGTTTGACATGTTGATGCGGGCAACTAAATGATTGTTAGTGGATGATGAGATAATTACATGTGCGAGTTGGCTATAATTGCATGTGTTATAGCTTGCACGTTGAGATATAATTTTTGGTAGGGTTTAAAAATATAAGATACAGATAGAGATACAGATACAGatacagatatagatatagatacaggAGATTTAAACAAAAAACATAGAATAATTGGTGGTGTTACAATATTGTCCCCAGGTGGAGCAAATCAAGTTATAACATGGAAGTTTTACTAATGGAACAACAAAAAATTATAGATAAATATACCATAGAACATTTTTTAAAGTTAAGGATTTAATTGTACTAACGGAACAAGAAGTTTCCACTGGTTGACCATATCCAAATATAGCATAAAAATCAACTCCCCAAAAGGAGTAGTCAAAATACAACTAAAATATCACATATCACATCACATTTGGAAAAGTTGTGGATCATTTAATTGTATTAGGTGAATATTAACTTTTCATGAATGGAACAATCCAGGGTGTCACACAGAACAATGGATATTTTTTATCAGGATGGTCAAAACATATATAGAATATGGATCAGTTTAGGGCCAGTTTGGTTTGCACCTCATAAAGTTTAGTCACCTAAACcagctcctaaactttagtcaccctCTGTTTGGTTTGGTGGACTAAAAGAGATTAAAAGAGGCATTTTAGTCCcttttagtcatagtgtttggcTCCGGAGTGACTAAAAGGTGAGGTTTAATCCTATTTAGCAACATTTAAGTGACTAGTTCGCTAAACTCCATTTAGTACCATTTAGTCAAAGTGTTTGAGTAAAAAGTGACTAAGTGAGACTAGATTTAGGAGGTGAAGAGTGAACCAAACACTCCCTTAATTGCACCGTGAgaacaataaatttcatgaatgaAAAACGCCTATAATATAACATGGAACAATTAGTTAAAAACATCCTAGAACAACTCAAAGGTTCATATATACAGCACAAGAAAAAACAATAAATTATAATTATGAAACAATCGACATCATAAAATAGAACGGTGGATTGTTTTTCCTATTGCCATACTTAGAATATACAATAGAATAATATATTATTGAACAACCCAATATAgcataaaagaaaaggaaagaagaggAAATGAAAAGATGGCTTGACTCACACTATCCCTACATTTTATCGTTGGGAAGTTTATCTCGGTACCAGTTGCGTTGCGCCTAAGTTGGATCTACATGGGCCGAACAAAAAAATGAAGAAAacaggaaaaaaaaggaaaacaaataaaTCATCAATTGAATTTTATTCTCCTAAAAAAAATCAATTGGATTTTATTGATGGGTCATGGGCCGAAGCATGCCAAGGTTGAATGGAGAGATGTTTTCCTACAAATGGGTTAGATGAAGGTTGGCAATGTAACGCTTAGGTTGTTcctcattcaactttcaaatcAGTCCCAAATCAAAAACATGCAAAACACTATATaaaggtctctctctctctctctctctctctctctctctctatatatatatatatatatatatatatatatatatatatatatatatatatatatatatataatgttaaTTTCTTGTAGAGTTAAAGGGCCTTAGAGGGAGGTTGAGTATATGTTTCATGTGATTTTGACTTGAGGTGTAAATTAAGCCTCTAGACTGTCTATACCTTACTAAATGCTCTAGTGTCACAACATCGTCAAGTCTCTAAggccctctttggcagggctccggctcCCGCCCCTGTTCACCTATCGGCCCGTGGGCGACCGACAGGACGGTATTGTTCACCGAAgccatttttctctctcctcctttacTCTCTCACTGACACCGCCgcagccggagaagctcgtttttcgggCTCCGTGGCTCCGGCTCCCGCTGGCACCTATCGGCCCGTGGGCGGCCGACAGAGGGCTACAGTGTAGGAGCCGGAGCCCGCGGGAACCCTGCCAAAGAGGGTCTAAAACTTGAGCGAATTCAACAAAATAGGATCAATTAAAAGTTCATACTTGAATCAAAGGTTATGAAATTAAGTTAATTAAATTTTCCCACTAGTCAACTACAAAGAAACCTACAACAGGGTAGATTAAAGTGAAATCCTCAAATAGTAACTAGAAGCACTAGTTCAAACGACAAGCACATACAACAATCCAATTTTCTTTCTAAGTTCTGTGTCAAATAGAAGTGTCGAGTGGATTTGTGAGTTGGTTTCTAAGCTCGCTAAGCCCATAAACTTCTTTTTTGTAAACCTGGTGTCCCTAATTGATTCGAGTCCAAAGGCTACATCAAAATGAATGCCTCGCAGGTTTCTTCTACTGCCCAGGCCGTACCTTTCACAAGCTCGACCATCTTTTCCACAAGCCTGACAGTTATTAGAGCGAGAAACTGTCCAGTCATAAGCATGTCATGTGTATGGTTAAActtcttcttcttaattacaatgatacataaatcttttgcgtatttaaGAAAAAAACAGCAGCTGGCTGACAACCAAGCAGTCTATACGTATAGATAATTTGCAAGCTCACATAATCCTTAGAGTGATTGCCTCGCCAATGCAATTAACTAGTAAAATCAAACATTACATTTCAATCCCATTAATTTATCAAAACACATGCACGTATAACGCCAcagtccacacacacacacagatacACTAACAAACGTATACTACAGCTAAACACACCAATCCTCAGGTCCCATTTTATTTGCTGCGTGCAGCGCAGATTATATACTAGTCCTAGTACTAGCAGCAAGCACAAGCACCGGAGTATGCGTGCCGGTGAGTCATTTCCCAAAGAGCGACTTGAACCACCATACTCCCTTGGTGTCAGTGGGCGCGGCGTCGCTCTCCGGCGGCGGGTCGGCCTGCGGCGTCTTGTGCAGCTTGCTCACGTCGTAGCCTTCCTCCTGGGCCCGCTCCACCAGCTGGTTGTAGACCTCCTCGTCGATGCTCGTCTTCCTGCACAGAATCTGCACACGCACGCGCGCGCGTACGCAAATCAAAGATCCATGAGCACACAGCTTCGAACAGAGGTGGAGCTGAACTACGACTTCCTCTAAAAGAGAACTTAATTGAGAACTGGCAAAGCTCTTATTATACATACCCAGAGGTTCTTGCGGCGCGGCTCGCCGACGAGCGCGTACTGGTAGTCGTCGTCGACGTAGAGCACCCAGTAGTCGCCGACGACGGGGATGATGGGGAGGAAGGGCGGGAGGTAGAACTTGACCTTGAGCTTGGCCTCGTCGCTGCTGGCGTCGGCCTTGTAGGCCGTGCCCTCGATGTAGTCGCGCTTCCCCTTGCTCCACGTCTCGTTGAGGACGTGCACCGTGGCGCCGTCCTCCAGCAGCCGGTAGGTGGCGCGCGTGTCCCGCCCGTCCCGGGGCTGGAAGAAGGACGGGAACGACGCGATCTCGTACCACCGCCCCATGTACCGCGCCACGTCCAGGCCCCGCACCACCGTCATCTGCCCGCCGCCGCTCTTCGCCGTCTTCCCCTCTGCCGCCGCCATTGTTGCTGGTGGGTGGTATGGGTTACTGTGTGCTTCTCAATTCGATCGCCTGTGTGACAATCCGGTGGCTGCCGCTGGCTTGTTGCAGTTGCAGGTGCTTGCTtgcgacggacggacggacgcatATATAGAAGGGGGAGAGGAGCAACTGAACACGAGAGGATAAGGTGTTGGTGCGAGGAGAAAGACGTGGAGGGCTCTCGAACGCTTAGCAAGTGCTGTTGTCTGCTTGCCCAGGGGCCAGAGGGCGCGGGGCCAGTCCCGTCTGCACTCTGGACGTGGAGACTTGTACGCGAAGGTAACTTTTACTGTACATCTCTCCATCTACTACCGTGTTGCATGCACGTTGGTTTGTTTTGATTCCATCGGAAAATCGGAGTAGTAACAACGTCGACCTCCAATGAGAACGCTATACCATTTTCTGGAACCGCATGTACGAAGCCATTTTGTATGAAGCCGGTCTCACCTTCTATTCCAAATAAACACCGACAATTCCTCCCTTTTAACGCTGTTTTTTTTTCGACAGACGGATCAAAAGGGCATGTCTGATCTACCACCGACTAAATTTACTTAGGGATTCAAACGGCGTAGCTAAAAGACCGGTTAAAATTTAGCTGAGTTTAGCTACTATTAGCTTAAAGATCCAAACActctagctaaagtttagctgagaGAAATTCTAGCTGGCTAAAGTTTAGCAAGTTGTGTGGACCCAAACATGCCCAAAGTAGCGCGCTTTTGATAGATCTCACTTGAatctaaaaaaaatgaaaaatattgCACGACGTTAATAGCTAAAAAAATATAGCTTGGATCAATCCAATCAGTCCTAGGCCTGTTTGGGTGCATATGAACAATAATTGTTATTTAGCTGATTTTGAACCCTAATAACTCGTTCAAACGGTGGCCAATAGATGTGCCCTTTTTCCCAAAACCTCAAGTAGTTGTTATCTAACTAGCTGACCAACCCAGATAATTTAGACTATTTTTAACCATAATCGATAACTTGTCTTAACTTATCTAAACAAGTCATTAGTTAATAGGCTAGGTAATCACTACTCCCTTCGTCTTGAAATACAAGCTATCTAAGTGTTGAAAATTTGTACTAAATTATAAGGGATTTTCGGTGGACTAACTCTTCAACTCAGTTTAAAAAAGGAGACATTCACATGTATatctgttggatataatatgggcttggcccatataatatttaatgaatcaaataaaactctatggtacgtaacattaagtgttgcatGGTTTAATGCCATACGgaattttgactgaacgctgactcagcttatatggttggaaattattcatctaaattgagaagctgagaaaaggataaagacgtgtcacgcgcgcgcgccgccgccgccagccgggCCATGGGCCGAGGCCGTGGCGAGGCGGGCGGGCGtgaccagtcttttgccacttaaatccacattatcacgggagtttcgctCTTTGATAGTGGAGACGAACTGACTGCATCAGTTACCGCcccttccgcttccgcttcccgTCTCCTGGGAATCTCCGCTGCCTTTGTCTTCTCTTCCCCGTCAGCAGCCATATATCCTGTCTTCTGTCAGTCCAGACCCAATCTTCCgtaaccactcccgagagaactACAGATCAACAGctgtaacatcctaatgggccaaagtgggcccaatccAAGCCAGTCATGGGCCTATGGTACTGTAGCAGAATGGGGCCGGTTACCGTGGAAAAAACACTGCGCAACCAgtttagtaccatactggaaaCTAAGGAATCGCCAgatcgacttaaataccagggccaggaacgcgtagtaaccttcggttaactgttttgaacgaagcgaggacgaaagttcaagcgggttgctacgcgggtgggaccactcctaggaagagtgggcctgggccatgtatgtcgggactggtCGTTACAACAGCCTTCTgacttccccgtcccgtacctctgcgcgcacggagtcgcgggagagcaggtgcctccggaacccttgtTCGCCTAAGAATCCTGCATGGGGTCagcggcaattaggtttttagggAGTGATCCATGACTGCtcgttcatcttcttcctcttggatccgtcctctccctggaacgtcaaggcgtcttctttctggtgatccgt encodes:
- the LOC136474298 gene encoding temperature-induced lipocalin-1-like, whose protein sequence is MAAAEGKTAKSGGGQMTVVRGLDVARYMGRWYEIASFPSFFQPRDGRDTRATYRLLEDGATVHVLNETWSKGKRDYIEGTAYKADASSDEAKLKVKFYLPPFLPIIPVVGDYWVLYVDDDYQYALVGEPRRKNLWILCRKTSIDEEVYNQLVERAQEEGYDVSKLHKTPQADPPPESDAAPTDTKGVWWFKSLFGK